CCTTTAAAACTTAATCTCGAGGCATCAATTCCTGTAGCAATTAGAAGGTCATAAACCGCTTTGGCTCTTTTTTCTGAAAGTTGGATATTATAATCTTCTGACCCTAGCTCATCTGCGTATCCTTTTATTTCAACTGATACTCCCGGGTTCTTTTTCAGGAAGTTGGCAACATAATCAGCTGCGCTAGCGGAATAAGCCAGAGGCTTAGAGCTATCAAAAGCATAATAAACATTGACATAGCCCTCATTGATGGCTTCCTTGAAGTAATCAACCTGCTGAACAGTTTCTTTTATTGGACAACCCTTTGATGATGCTGGACCAGGTACGAAAGGACATTCATCTAAATGATCTGGGGTCCCATCACCATCTGAATCAAGAGTTTGACCAGAAGTATTAACTCTTGCTCCCACAGGAGTATTTGCCTCTTTATCTAAGTAATCAGGAATTCCGTCTCCATCACTGTCTTTCAACATATCTTTAATCCCATTGATTTGCATGGCAAGTTCATCTTTGGTTACATATTTATCTTCTTCAATAAACCAATCGGCATGCTCATCAGCTTTTCCTAGATAAACATTTAAGCCTATTGTTCCAGACCACCATGTGCCTGTCGCGTGAACGTATGGAATCTCAGGAGCATCAGGCCTTCCAGGAGATATAAAGTCATTACCGTCAAAGGTGTAGCGCTGTCTACCATTGACTATTAGTGAAGTGTTACCTGTCAATGATATTCTATCCGACAATTTATATAGTAAGGAAACTCCTGTATTAATGGAATAAACATAATCTGGGTCAAAGTCTCCAATAGGGCGTGTGTCTTGTTTCAAATATCCAAATCCAGGTCCAAAATAGCCTAATAGACCTAATTTATTGGAGAATGATTCAAAATTTAAAACCCTTGCCAGATTGACAACTCCCTCGAAACTTACGTTGATATAGTTGGAATTAAATTCAGGGCTTTTGTCTTTGACTTCTGAAAATGAGCCAAAACCAAATTTTCCTTTCACTCCATACTTACTATTTAGCATATAACGAAGGCCCAGTTCCCCATGACCTAAATTTAGCGTGGGACTGTAATAACCTTGCGTCAAAGGACCCATTGATTTGTTGAAGCCATATCCAGCTTCTAAGGACCATTTGTTGAAATCTGATTGGGCGTATGTGGTGATACCCAGGCTAAAGAAAGCTAAAGCCAGCAGAGTTTTTTTCATGAAAATTTGAATTTTGGGTGTGGCCGCAAAAGTAGAAAAAATCGTTCCAAATTTTCATGAATTGGGAGCAAAAAAAAAGCCCGGAATAACCGGGCTTTAAATATTGATATTAAGTGGAGCTTATTTTACTTCGAAACTTGCTCTTCTTGCCATTTGTCTTGCGTCAGCAGAAGACTTATCTACACTAGTATCTTCTCCGTAACCTTTGTAAGAAAGTCTTGATCCGTCTACACCTGAAGCGATCAATAGATCATAAACAGCTTTCGCTCTTCTTTCAGAAAGTTTCATGTTATAATCTTCTGGACCTAATTCATCCGCATAACCTTTAACTTCTACATTTACACCTGGGTTCTTCTTCATGAAGTTAGCTACATAATTTGCAGCACTTGTAGAGTAACCTAGTGGCTTATCGCTATCAAATGCATAGTATACGTTGATGTAACCGTCATTGATTGCTTTCTGTAAGAAGTCAACTTGTTCTACAACTTCCTCAACTGGACATCCATTAGTAGATGCTGGGCCAGGAAGGAATGGGCATTCGTCCATGTGATCAGGAGTACCGTCACCGTCGGAGTCCATAGTAGTACCTTGAGAGTTAACTCTTGCTCCAGCTGGAGTGTTTGGCTCTTTATCTAAGTAATCAGGTACACCGTCACCGTCAGAATCTTTCAACATATCTTTGATACCATTGATCTGAGAAGCTAACTCTTCTTTAGTAGCATACTTGTCAGCAGCAATATACCAGTCAGCGTGCTCTTCAGCAGAACCTAAGTAGAACTGAAGTCCTAAAGTACCAGTCCACCATACACTATTCGCTCCGTAATATCCGTTACCAAGATCTGGTCTAAGTGCAGTAGCACCATCCCAAGTTACAGTCTGACGACCGTTAATGATAGCAGAGATATCACCTACTAAAGCTATGCTCTTACCAAGTTTTAATTGTGGAGTGAAACCAACGATGAAATTATAAACATCATCAGTAAAGTCACTATAAAGATTTTCTTCTGGATTAACGTTTCCAATACCTGCACCACCGTGAACTAAAAGTCCAACTGATCTAGTGAAAGATTCAAAGTTTAAAACTCGTCCAGCATTCATTACACCCTGAAGGTTCAGTCTGTAATATTTTGTGTCGAATGTAGGAGATTCGCCATCTACTTCACTCATGGAACCAAATCCATAATCGAGCTTCATACCGAACTTTTCGTTGAACATGTAACGTGCACCGAAATCAATATGACCAAAGTTAGCAGTTGGTGAAAGGTAACCAGGAGTTAAAGGGGCCATTGGTTTGTTGACACCTCCGTTGATTTCCAAAGAGAATTTATCAAATTCCTTCTGGGCATTTGCGCTGATTGCCAAGGCACCAGCCATTAGTGTTGAGAGTATTAGTTTTTTCATAACAAAAAATTTTTGTTCAAATTTTAAGTGTTTGATTGATGTGATTACAAATTTAGAAACTTTTAACTTACTGCAAATCTAGCTGAATTATTTAATTCGCAATTCGGTAAAAGAAATATTTCCTAACAATTTTAGTGTTTATTACAAGATTTACTACACAATTAATGCCAAAATGAAAATATTAAATGATTTGCTAGCATTAACTGGAGTCTCCGGTGATGAAGCAAATACAGCTAAATTTATTAACGATTATGTTGAAAAACGAAAGAATAGTTGGAAAGTTTTACCAAAAATTTATTCCGGGGAAAAATTTCATGACTGTATCCTACTAAAATTTGGAAATCCTGACATTGCAGTATTTGCCCATATAGACACAATTGGCTTTATGTCAAGGTATTATAATCAGTTGATCCCCGTGGGTGGTCCTGAGGTTATTCCAGGGACTAAAATTATCGGAGAAGATAGTCTAGGAGAAATAAGATGTCAGGTCCAAGGGGATGAAGAGGGTATTTATCATGATTTTCCTCGAGGAGTAGATACTGGGACCTATTTTTCCTTTGAGCAGAACGTTAGAATAGATGAAGATTTTATCCAAGCAGCCTACCTGGATAATAGAATTGGAGTATATAATGCCTTAAAGCAATGTGAAACAATTGAAAATGGTTGGATAGTTTTTTCCACCTATGAGGAGCATGGAGGAGGGAGCATGCCTTTCCTTTTGAGATTTATCCAAGAAACAGCACCCATAACCAAGGCTTTGGTTTCTGATATTACTTGGATTACAGATGGGGTGAAGCACCATGAAGGGGTTGTAATTTCAATTAGAGATAGATTGATTCCTAGAAGGAGCTTTTTAAATAGAGTTTTAGATTTGGCTAAGGAGAGTGAAATTCCTTTTCAATTAGAAGTAGAAGAGTCAGGGGGGAGTGATGGACGTGAAATCCAATTTTCACCCTATGCAATTGATTGGTGTTTTATAGGTGCTGCAGAAGGTAACGTTCACTCTCCAGATGAAAAAGTGTCATTATCGGACATTGATTCGATGATAAGTTTATATAATTACCTACTCGCAAATCTTTAAAATTCGGAAAATGTCTGTTCAGTTAAAGGATAAAAATTTCAAACCCTTTATCAATCGAAAACAAATTCAGGAGAGAATTTCTCAAATTGGGGCTGAAATATCTCAGAAGTATAAAGGTGAAGACCTTCTATTAATAGGTGTATTAAATGGTTCATTTATTTTTATGGCAGATCTTTGCCGTGCAATTGACCTCCCTTTAGAATGCTCATTTGTTAAGATTAGCTCTTATCAAGGGACAGAAAGCACTGGAAAAGTAAAAACTTTGATTGGGTTGGGAGAAAATTTAACAGGTAAAAATATTCTAATTGTGGAAGATATAGTTGATACCGGAATCAGCATGAATCACATGCTAGAGCAGATTTCTGACTATAATCCAGCAAATATTTCTATCGTTACCCTTCTCTATAAACCTGAGGCTTTTCAGTTTAATTATGCAATTGATTATGTGTGTTTTGAAATTCCCAATAAATTTGTCGTCGGCTACGGCCTTGATTATGATAGTTTGGGTAGAAATCTGCCGGAGATCTATCAGCATGATACTCCTTAATTAATGAAATCAGGAATGTATAACATCGTATTATTTGGCCCTCCGGGTGCGGGCAAAGGCACCCAAAGTGAAAAATTAATTCAGAAATATGGATTGACCCATTTATCAACAGGGGATTTGTTCAGGAAACATTTGGGAGAAGGCACTGAGTTGGGGCTGCTTGCAAAGAAATACATGAACGAAGGTCATCTTGTGCCAGATGAAGTGGTGATTAAGATGGTGGAGGAGAAAATCAGCGAAACGAAAGATTCTAAAGGGTTCATTTTTGATGGGTTTCCTAGGACCACCGCTCAAGCTGAGGCTTTGGATAAGATGTTGTCGCACCATGATCTGGTTATTTCTGGTATGATCGCCTTGGATGTCCCACAGGATGTTTTGAGAGAACGTATCAAGGAAAGAGGAAAGACTTCGAATAGAGCCGATGATCAGGACGATGAGAAAATTAATACTCGAATTCAGGTTTATATGAATGAGACTTTACCAGTGGCTGGATACTATGAGCAGCAAGGTAAGTTTCAAAAAATCAATGGAGTAGGTGAGATCGATGAGATTTTTAATCAGATCACTTCGGTAATTGATAGCTACTGATTGCCTATAATTTCCTAATTTTGCAATTCACAATTTGGCTAGGCTTCCAGCTTAGCCTTTTTTCTTTCTAGAAATGGCTGATTCTAATTTCATTGATTACGTAAAATTTTGTTCACGATCCGGAGCAGGAGGTGCAGGTTCTTTGCATTTCCGCAGGGAAAAGCATGTTCCTAAAGGAGGCCCAGATGGAGGTGACGGTGGACGCGGTGGTCATATTATATTAAGAGGAAATGCACAGCACTGGACACTTCTTCATTTAAAATATAAAAAACATGTCATTGCTGAATCAGGAAAAGGTGGAGAAGGTGGTCGAAGGAAAGGAGCAGATGGGAAGGATATTATTTTAGATGTTCCTTTGGGTACAGTGGCCAAAGATGCAGAAACCGGTGAAAAGAGATGTGAAATCACAGAAGACGGTCAAGAAGTTATCCTGACCAAAGGAGGTAGAGGAGGTCTTGGAAATGATCATTTCAAAACTTCCACCAATCAAGCCCCACATTACTCCCAACCCGGAGAAGAAGGGATTGAGGAATGGATTATTCTTGAATTAAAATTACTTGCCGACGTAGGATTAGTAGGTTTTCCAAATGCAGGAAAGAGTACTTTGCTTTCTTCTATTTCAGCAGCCAAGCCTGAGATAGGAGATTACCCTTTTACTACGCTCGTTCCAAATTTGGGTGTGGTTGGTTATCGAGATGATAAATCATTCGTGATGGCGGATATCCCAGGAATCATTGAAGGAGCATCGGAAGGGAAAGGACTTGGGATTAGATTTTTGAGGCATATAGAAAGGAATTCTATCCTATTATTTATGGTGCCTGTAGATGCTCCAAGTATCCAGGAGCAATACCAGATATTGTTAGGTGAATTGGAAAAGTATAATCCTGAACTTTTGGATAAGCAAAGAATACTGGCTGTCTCAAAATCAGATATGCTGGACGAGGAGCTCATGGGTGAAATGAAGTCAGATTTACCGGAAGGCGTCCCTTACGTTTTCATTTCTTCTGTCAGTCAATTTAACCTAGATAAGTTGAAAGATCTGATTTGGCAGGCAATTCACCAGTCTTAAAGTGTCAGATTGTCAGTTTAGAAAGGATGGCAACAATATTGTTAAAATGCTGGAGCCAACTATTGCAAAATATTTATGAAAAATAAAGAACAAGTGGATAAGGAACTAGATCAAGCAGAGGAGCAGCTAGTAAAAGAAACACAAGAAGCACAGGAAAACGAAGAAGCGAAAGCTGAATCGAATGAAGAAAATGTTTCGGCAGTAGATAAACTTGAAGCTGAAAATGCTGAGTTGAAGAATAAGTATTTGAGGTTGTATTCTGATTTTGAAAACTTCAGAAAAAGAACTTCAAAAGAGAGGTTGGATTTAATCACCAACGCTTCTGAGGAAGTTTTAAGAGAACTTATTCCTGTGGTAGATGATTTTGAGCGTGCTTTTAAAGTGAATGAAACGGAAGAAGATGCTTCTAAGATCAGAGAAGGTAACCAATTGATCTTTCATAAATTGCTTAAAATCCTTGAGAATAAAGGACTTAAAGTGATGGATGATTTAGTAGGAAAGCCTTTTGATGCAGATACTCAAGAGGCAATTTCTCAAATTCCTGCTCCAAATGAGGAAATGAAGGGAAAGGTAATCGATGTAGTAGAAAAAGGTTATACACTAGGAGACAAAGTAGTACGCTTTGCGAAAGTGGTAACGGGAGCTTAATTAAATTATGGCAAAAAGAGATTATTACGAAGTATTAGGTGTGTCTAAGTCGGCCTCTCCGGAGGAGATCAAAAAAGCATACCGTAAACTGGCAATAAAGTATCACCCAGATAAAAATCCTGACAATCCTGAGGCAGAGGATAAATTCAAGGAAGCTGCGGAAGCCTACGAAGTCCTAAGTAACCAGGAAAAGCGTCAGCGCTATGATCAATTTGGTCATCAGGGCGTTTCTGGAAACGGTGGCTACGGAGGTGGAGGTATGAATATGGATGATATCTTCTCTCAATTTGGTGATATTTTCGGTGGAGGAGGATTTGGTTCTTTCTTCAGTGGAGGAGCTGGTGGCGGAGGTCGCCGAACCAAAAAAGGAACAAACCTTCGCGTCAAGCTTAAACTCAACCTTGCAGAAATTGCAAATGGAGTTGAGAAAAAAATAAAGGTTAAAAGACATGTCGTTGCTCAAGGGGTGACATTTAAATCATGTTCTACTTGTCAAGGAAGCGGTCAGATCAAAAAGGTAGTCAATACGATGCTTGGTCAGATGGTTTCAGCAAGTACCTGTGGAGTTTGTGGTGGTAGTGGTCAAATAGTTGACAAAAAGCCAGCAGATGCAGATTCCAGAGGTTTGATCGTAAAAGAGGAGGTGATCTCTATCAACATTCCTGGAGGAGTAGCTGAAGGCATGCAGTTGAGTATGTCCGGAAAAGGAAATGAAATTCCAGGAGGAATAGCCGGAGACCTTTTGATCGTCATCGAGGAGGTAGAAGATCAAATTTTACAAAGAGATGGCAATAATGTCATTTATGATCTTTACGTTTCATTCATCGATGCAGCTTTGGGTGCTTCTGTAGAAGTTCCTACGATCGAGGGAAAAGTAAAAATTAAAATTGATGCTGGAACCCAAAGTGGTAAAATGCTTCGATTGAAAGGAAAAGGGATCAAAGATATCAATGGCTACAGCCGCGGTGATCAACTGATCATGGTGAACGTGTGGACACCAACACATTTGAGTAAGGAAGAAAAACAATCTTTGGAAAGTCTGAAAGATTCAGAAAATTTCAGGCCTGACCCAGGGAAATCGGATAAAACCTTTTTCGATAAGATGAAGGAGTTCTTTTAAAAAATCAATTAGCCAGAATCATTTCTGGCTTTTTTTATATTTTTAAAAACCTTTTGAAAGCCTCCCCGTAACTTATCCGTATGCTTAAAAAATTGTGTCTACTGTTTCTCGGAGTTTTTGGATGGGTAGGTGTGAACAAGGCACAGCTTGTAAAAGAGTTTAAAGTCACTGATACAAAGGGGTTTGAGATGGTAAATCTCGGATTCTCTACTTATAAAAGCACCACTCATCTTAAAAGGATCAAGTCCATGGAGCCTCTCTATATCCATGGTCACCTCCAGAAAACGAATATTCTTCCGGTTTTTTCTCAAGAAATTAAAAATAATCTTCTTGAGGCTTCTTTGGTGCACAAAAACGTAGAAGCAGATAACCTAGGTAAAAGCATTACTTCCAAGTTATTTTCGGGTAGCAAAGATGATTTTGATCATACCTGGGATCTTGGCTTAGCTTCCAATTTTCTGTACAACTTGGATTTTACCCTAGGGATGGGGAAAGCCGAGTTTGATTTGGCACAACTCCCCATCAGTAAGATGAAAGTGAAAAGTGCCAGCGCAGACGTGTTAATTCATTATGGCACAAGAGACCCCAATCAAGTCCAAATGGACACCCTTTTGGTAACTCTGAATATGGGATCAGTAAAACTAAATGATATCAATTTTTCGAATGCTAGAAAAATGATCTTTGAGGTTAACTATGGTTCATTGGATCTTAATTTTTCCGAAGCCATGCCTTCCAAGTGCCAAGTAATTGCTGCCGTGGGAGCTGGAACACTCAATTTACTCTTGCCGGATGAATCCAACCCCGTAAAGATTAGAGTGAAAACTACTGCCATGTGTCGAACCACTCTTCCCAAATATTTGAAATCTATCGATGAGCATACTTATATTACCAAAGGCTATAAAGAATCTGATCCACGATTGCTCGAATTGATCGTTGACGTGGGTGTAGGATCTTTAACGATTGAATAGAATAGTTTTTTGCCTTTATGCTTCAAATAAATAACCTCAATAAAACTTACGGTTCGAATAAAGCGCTTACAGATGTAAATCTGTTTGTTCCGAAAGGCGTCATTTTTGGTTTGTTAGGTCCCAATGGTGCCGGAAAAACCACCTTGATACGAATCATTAACCAAATTATCGAGGGAGATTCAGGAGAGATTTTAATCGAGGATGTTCCTTTAAATCCATCTCATATTTCTAAAATAGGTTATCTCCCAGAAGAAAGAGGACTTTACAAGAAAATGAAAGTCTGGGATCAGCTATTGTATTTTGCCAGATTAAAAGGTTTGTCCCAGCAAGATGCCAAAGACAAAATAAAATTCTGGCTTGAGAAAATGGATATTGCTTCCTGGAAGGAAAAGAAGATAGAAGATCTCTCCAAAGGAATGGCTCAGAAAGTACAGTTTATTTCCACCATTATTCATGAGCCACCTTTACTTATTTTAGATGAGCCTTTTTCAGGTTTTGATCCGGTAAATGCGGAGTTGATCAAAAACGAAATTCTAGAACTGAAGACAAAAGGGACTACTGTCATCCTCAGTACCCACCGAATGGAGTCTGTGGAGTTGCTTTGTGATCAAGTAGCGATGATTAACCGTTCTAAGAAGATTCTAGACGGCACGATAAAAGAAGTGAAGAAAAGCTTTAGACCTGAGGTTTATAGCATTTCACTTTCGGATCCTAAAAAATTAATACCCCAGGAATGGACCGCTAAAGAAGAGGATGGTGTCCATCACTTTACCTTGCCGCTCAGTGGGAAATCTCCCAATGAACTTTTATCTGAATTAATGCAATATGGACAAGTTCGGGTGTTTCAGGAAATGACACCCAGTATGGAGGAAATTTTTATTCATCAGGTAAAAGCAACAGAAAATGGATAAAATCTGGCTTGTGATAAAGCGGGAATATCTCGCTCGTGTGAAGAAGAAATCTTTTTTGCTGGCCACCTTATTGACGCCATTGATCTTTCCGGCGATCATGGGAGTCTTTGTTTGGATTGCCTTGGAGGATGATACCAGTCAAGGGCTTCGCATTATCGAAGTGGTGGACAAAAACAAAATGTTTTTTCTAGAAAGTTCCGAGCAATATGCTTTTTCATTTTCCGACTCCAATGTGAATGAAGCCAAACAGAAAGTAATGGATGGAGACCGGTATGGGTTTTTGCTCATTCCTGAATTTGACCTTAAAGACCCGAAAGGGATTGTTTTCTATGGGGAGGAAAATCCCAGTATGAATTTGATTAACTACCTCGAAAATAACCTAAAAAAGAAGATAGAGGAGCAACGGTTGTATGAAAGTGGTATTGACCCTAAAATAATCAATGAAGTCAGAACAAAAGTGGGAATTCGCTCTATTACTCTTGGTGATGAAGGGGAAGAAACTGTCAATGATGCCACGGTAAACTATGCTTTAGGCTTCTTGACAGGCATCTTGATCTATATCTTTATTTTTGTTTACGGCAATCAAATCATGCAAGGGGTGATTGAAGAAAAATCCAGCCGAATTGTAGAAATTCTGGTTTCTTCATTAAAACCTTTTCAATTGATGCTTGGTAAAATTGTTGGTATTGGAGCAGTTGGGTTAACACAGTTTCTAATCTGGGTGGCATTAATAGGGACGCTATCTACAGTGGTAATGGGCTATCTGGGAATGCAGATGCCTCAGCAAACAGCAATGGAATTAGCAAATCCTGAACTGGCAGGAAGTATACCTCCAACAAGTGATTTTGCAGAGATCATGCAGGTGATTTCAGGGATAGATTTCGTGGGCTTAGTTCTGTGCTTCCTTTTCTATTTCTTGGGAGGGTATTTACTCTATGGAGCATTGTTTGCTGCAATAGGATCTGCAGTGGAAGCTCCTTCAGAAGCCCAGCAATTTATGTTTCCAGTAACAATTCCGCTCATAGCGGCATACATGGGCTTATTTGTCTTTGTCCTAAATGACCCTAACAGTTCAGCTTCATTCTGGCTTTCCGTGGTGCCATTGACCTCTCCAATCGCAATGATGGGTAGAGTCAGTTATGGAGTGCCTTGGACAGAGCTTGCACTTTCCATGTCATTATTAATTGCTGGGTTTTTATTTACAACCTGGATGGCTGGGAAAATATACCGAATTGGGATATTGATGCATGGAACCAAGCCTTCTTATAAAACGCTTTGGAAGTGGATCAGAATGAATAATTAGAATCAAGAACCAAGAATCAAGAGCAAAGAACCAAGAACTAAGAATCAAGAACCAAGAACTCTAGAATTTGGAATAAAAATCAAATGCAATGTTCTTGGATACAAGTTTTAAGATGGTAATGCAAAAAAAATCCCGATTCAGAATAGAATCGGGATTTTTCAGTTTATGGGTATTATCTCAAGTAAGCCGATAACATCCAGACAACTTTTTCTTTAGCAGTAATGTAAT
Above is a window of Algoriphagus machipongonensis DNA encoding:
- a CDS encoding OmpA family protein, with translation MKKTLLALAFFSLGITTYAQSDFNKWSLEAGYGFNKSMGPLTQGYYSPTLNLGHGELGLRYMLNSKYGVKGKFGFGSFSEVKDKSPEFNSNYINVSFEGVVNLARVLNFESFSNKLGLLGYFGPGFGYLKQDTRPIGDFDPDYVYSINTGVSLLYKLSDRISLTGNTSLIVNGRQRYTFDGNDFISPGRPDAPEIPYVHATGTWWSGTIGLNVYLGKADEHADWFIEEDKYVTKDELAMQINGIKDMLKDSDGDGIPDYLDKEANTPVGARVNTSGQTLDSDGDGTPDHLDECPFVPGPASSKGCPIKETVQQVDYFKEAINEGYVNVYYAFDSSKPLAYSASAADYVANFLKKNPGVSVEIKGYADELGSEDYNIQLSEKRAKAVYDLLIATGIDASRLSFKGYGEDTSVDKSSADARQMARRVSFEVK
- a CDS encoding OmpA family protein codes for the protein MKKLILSTLMAGALAISANAQKEFDKFSLEINGGVNKPMAPLTPGYLSPTANFGHIDFGARYMFNEKFGMKLDYGFGSMSEVDGESPTFDTKYYRLNLQGVMNAGRVLNFESFTRSVGLLVHGGAGIGNVNPEENLYSDFTDDVYNFIVGFTPQLKLGKSIALVGDISAIINGRQTVTWDGATALRPDLGNGYYGANSVWWTGTLGLQFYLGSAEEHADWYIAADKYATKEELASQINGIKDMLKDSDGDGVPDYLDKEPNTPAGARVNSQGTTMDSDGDGTPDHMDECPFLPGPASTNGCPVEEVVEQVDFLQKAINDGYINVYYAFDSDKPLGYSTSAANYVANFMKKNPGVNVEVKGYADELGPEDYNMKLSERRAKAVYDLLIASGVDGSRLSYKGYGEDTSVDKSSADARQMARRASFEVK
- a CDS encoding zinc-binding metallopeptidase family protein: MKILNDLLALTGVSGDEANTAKFINDYVEKRKNSWKVLPKIYSGEKFHDCILLKFGNPDIAVFAHIDTIGFMSRYYNQLIPVGGPEVIPGTKIIGEDSLGEIRCQVQGDEEGIYHDFPRGVDTGTYFSFEQNVRIDEDFIQAAYLDNRIGVYNALKQCETIENGWIVFSTYEEHGGGSMPFLLRFIQETAPITKALVSDITWITDGVKHHEGVVISIRDRLIPRRSFLNRVLDLAKESEIPFQLEVEESGGSDGREIQFSPYAIDWCFIGAAEGNVHSPDEKVSLSDIDSMISLYNYLLANL
- the hpt gene encoding hypoxanthine phosphoribosyltransferase, producing MSVQLKDKNFKPFINRKQIQERISQIGAEISQKYKGEDLLLIGVLNGSFIFMADLCRAIDLPLECSFVKISSYQGTESTGKVKTLIGLGENLTGKNILIVEDIVDTGISMNHMLEQISDYNPANISIVTLLYKPEAFQFNYAIDYVCFEIPNKFVVGYGLDYDSLGRNLPEIYQHDTP
- a CDS encoding adenylate kinase, encoding MYNIVLFGPPGAGKGTQSEKLIQKYGLTHLSTGDLFRKHLGEGTELGLLAKKYMNEGHLVPDEVVIKMVEEKISETKDSKGFIFDGFPRTTAQAEALDKMLSHHDLVISGMIALDVPQDVLRERIKERGKTSNRADDQDDEKINTRIQVYMNETLPVAGYYEQQGKFQKINGVGEIDEIFNQITSVIDSY
- the obgE gene encoding GTPase ObgE translates to MADSNFIDYVKFCSRSGAGGAGSLHFRREKHVPKGGPDGGDGGRGGHIILRGNAQHWTLLHLKYKKHVIAESGKGGEGGRRKGADGKDIILDVPLGTVAKDAETGEKRCEITEDGQEVILTKGGRGGLGNDHFKTSTNQAPHYSQPGEEGIEEWIILELKLLADVGLVGFPNAGKSTLLSSISAAKPEIGDYPFTTLVPNLGVVGYRDDKSFVMADIPGIIEGASEGKGLGIRFLRHIERNSILLFMVPVDAPSIQEQYQILLGELEKYNPELLDKQRILAVSKSDMLDEELMGEMKSDLPEGVPYVFISSVSQFNLDKLKDLIWQAIHQS
- a CDS encoding nucleotide exchange factor GrpE, translated to MKNKEQVDKELDQAEEQLVKETQEAQENEEAKAESNEENVSAVDKLEAENAELKNKYLRLYSDFENFRKRTSKERLDLITNASEEVLRELIPVVDDFERAFKVNETEEDASKIREGNQLIFHKLLKILENKGLKVMDDLVGKPFDADTQEAISQIPAPNEEMKGKVIDVVEKGYTLGDKVVRFAKVVTGA
- the dnaJ gene encoding molecular chaperone DnaJ, with product MAKRDYYEVLGVSKSASPEEIKKAYRKLAIKYHPDKNPDNPEAEDKFKEAAEAYEVLSNQEKRQRYDQFGHQGVSGNGGYGGGGMNMDDIFSQFGDIFGGGGFGSFFSGGAGGGGRRTKKGTNLRVKLKLNLAEIANGVEKKIKVKRHVVAQGVTFKSCSTCQGSGQIKKVVNTMLGQMVSASTCGVCGGSGQIVDKKPADADSRGLIVKEEVISINIPGGVAEGMQLSMSGKGNEIPGGIAGDLLIVIEEVEDQILQRDGNNVIYDLYVSFIDAALGASVEVPTIEGKVKIKIDAGTQSGKMLRLKGKGIKDINGYSRGDQLIMVNVWTPTHLSKEEKQSLESLKDSENFRPDPGKSDKTFFDKMKEFF
- a CDS encoding ABC transporter ATP-binding protein; amino-acid sequence: MLQINNLNKTYGSNKALTDVNLFVPKGVIFGLLGPNGAGKTTLIRIINQIIEGDSGEILIEDVPLNPSHISKIGYLPEERGLYKKMKVWDQLLYFARLKGLSQQDAKDKIKFWLEKMDIASWKEKKIEDLSKGMAQKVQFISTIIHEPPLLILDEPFSGFDPVNAELIKNEILELKTKGTTVILSTHRMESVELLCDQVAMINRSKKILDGTIKEVKKSFRPEVYSISLSDPKKLIPQEWTAKEEDGVHHFTLPLSGKSPNELLSELMQYGQVRVFQEMTPSMEEIFIHQVKATENG
- a CDS encoding ABC transporter permease, which produces MDKIWLVIKREYLARVKKKSFLLATLLTPLIFPAIMGVFVWIALEDDTSQGLRIIEVVDKNKMFFLESSEQYAFSFSDSNVNEAKQKVMDGDRYGFLLIPEFDLKDPKGIVFYGEENPSMNLINYLENNLKKKIEEQRLYESGIDPKIINEVRTKVGIRSITLGDEGEETVNDATVNYALGFLTGILIYIFIFVYGNQIMQGVIEEKSSRIVEILVSSLKPFQLMLGKIVGIGAVGLTQFLIWVALIGTLSTVVMGYLGMQMPQQTAMELANPELAGSIPPTSDFAEIMQVISGIDFVGLVLCFLFYFLGGYLLYGALFAAIGSAVEAPSEAQQFMFPVTIPLIAAYMGLFVFVLNDPNSSASFWLSVVPLTSPIAMMGRVSYGVPWTELALSMSLLIAGFLFTTWMAGKIYRIGILMHGTKPSYKTLWKWIRMNN